The Gigantopelta aegis isolate Gae_Host chromosome 3, Gae_host_genome, whole genome shotgun sequence genome segment GAGAAAGAAATTGTAAACCAAAAGCTAGGATTCCACATGCATTATTGCGTCAAGGcagggtatgcacttgggatttttttttgactggccaatcgagccactcacagcaacactttAAATCACCCgtacaacttttgaatggccTGTGACCgaatttcgttaaaaaaaaacttacttaaattgcactttaaaaacatgttatcatagcatacaaacaataataacgacACAAAAGTTATATtgctgttgtaattaaattacaattattatgttgtcacgggACCCACACAATAAAACATGTGGAATATTTTACCAAGGTTCGGTCTTGGAATGATTGTCGTTGGCATCGTTCGCAGTGACAATTGGGTGTTTGGAAAAGTAGACTTGGTATATTCCGTAAGAAACGAAAACATTCCAACACAATGTAACTTCGGAAAACCTCAGGCtcgtaaacaaaatctttcGGCGAAACACAGCGTAGCGGAATATGACAAGTTGTTCTGATTGAACCTACGAATACATTTATGTGGCCGACGTTTTCCGAATACAGTGTCAAAACCGGCTGAGGGATTCTGAATGGTTTTAAACTGTTTGATAGACTGGGGAAGTGGTcgctattatgtcctatatTTGTTTGGTTGCGCAGATACTAATAAGAAACCAGTTGAAaccaataaataatatattttgactCGCCATGGGCGATTGGGTGACACCTTGGTCAAGGTTTACGTGGTATGTGGTTTGTTAGATTCCATATATACCAGGGATTTTCCTTCAGCAGTCCATACCTGATGGGATTGAGAAAATCAGTGCTATTTAATCATAATTGGGATATATTTTTTAAGCCACTGAACAATACAATGCAGCATTGTTAAACAGATGCTTTGCTTTTGATGTAATATACCAAATGTTTACATGCTAATAACATTTTCAAGaaacagttaaaagttaaagtagagcacattgatttattaatcatcggctgttggatgtcaaacatttggtaattttgacgtattgttttaagagaggaaacccgctatatttttccattagtagcaagggatattttatatgcaccatcccacagacaggatagcacataccacagcatttgatataccagtcgtggtgcactggctggaatgagaaatagcccaatgtgcccaccaatggggatcgatcccaaaccgactgcacatcaggtatGCATATTAATACACACCATTGAGATTGAGCAGTTTCatcaaatgtaataataatcatgAGTCTAATATTTACTTCAATAATTGTTTAACTTGTTAACAAACATGGAAGCTAAATagttaaacatataaatatacaaacagaaatgttatcccacaactggtataccaaaggttgtggtatgtgttgtcctgtctggggaaagtgaataaaaaaagatcccagatggaaaaatgtaacaggtttccgtaaatcaatgttctctagtggtggcaTTAAACAAAAGTTAGGCATACTTGTAGGTGTCTCCGAGAATCAGCCACTGGACGACACAGGTGGAGACGATGAGACAGAGCAAAGAGCTGACACTACTTCGGATTAACTTCAACATCCATCCTAATGACTGCAACAGAAATCATattaaaacacaatacacgCAGGGCTaactctgccactcgccaaatttgacaatttttgaagtttaggaacttttggcaaattttattataatttggcgaaaaaaaatctgtaataattgttattttgttgcaaaataGTTAAAGATTTAGCATTTGTGAGATATATTGGCAAAATGTTCTGACCATCCAGAGCTAGCTCTGACACTCACAAAATCATTCACTGCATACTTTCAAGAGCAGTACGTAATAAGGCAGGGAATATTTCAGAAATCGTTActtaattctaaaatgttaaacagtagttgctactCAATTTTCAAATGATCATCAACTgtcactaatcaaaattttaaaaacaaaatgtttcctttaATGGACACTTTCATTCCATCAAATCAAAACCATAGAATATATGATGCGTGTATGTGTAACAGATTCTTATTAAACTAGAATATTCGATAATCAAAtgcttaattttttattttttttaaacagaactGAGAATGAAATGGTCCAACTACTGCAGACAAAAAGCTGATAACTATTGGTCTCCAGTAATTTTTATCAATGTTATATAGACCCACATATTCCATGCATAGTGTTTATATCTGATGACTACCACTGATAAAAGCAAGACACCTATAAAGAAATTAAAGAATTGACAAGAACTCAATCAAATTTagttctaattaaaaaaaatcaaatggcATGATGGCAACAATGGTGAAAAGTACTTACAAAATATAATCTATTTGGCTGCAATAAGCCGATGTACTCTTTGTATGAAATCCATGGGCCAAATATCACAGTTCCTACATTGAGACAGTAGCCAAGATATTCAAATATGTTAGGAAGATCCATCACAGCACCACTTCCAAAATCAAATGCAAGGGAGATAATCTTCATCGATAGTATCATCTGAGCACCTAGAATAATAAGATAAGaagaaaaaatttgaaaaaactaAAGAGAAAAAAGTAATAATGAATGTATAAGATAATTATGGGGGGATAATCAAGGAGGAAAACAAATCAGGAACCTGTAATTTAGGGTTTTCTCTAGATGGACAAAAATGGAACTCTTGTATTTTATTGGGAAGCTACTATCCTCTGTCCCCTTTAATTAtggcaataaaatgaatgaatattttacaaaatcccagtataaataaaattataagttATTTACTCTAATGAGTGATGTAGGAGCCCAAAATTAAATGCCACACTATGAACAAGGAagcaatttaataaaaactttgtTGATTTAACATTATGAAGAAATAGTCATATTAAATAGATGATACATTTTAGCTTTTTACGTTGTCTTGAATTAAAGCAAGTTATTTAGTTTAAAGCAAAAAAGCAAATAGTGAGCTCACCACGTATCATATGCCAGGTTGTGTTATGAACAACTATCAGCTCActaaaaaataagaaacaatAAACTTATTAcattgcaaaatacaaacacatctacagttttaataaactcacaatctcacctcaacatattataacaccatttgctaatgcaaaacacaaacaatctTGCCATGctaaattataacattatttaattttaatactaTAACAGCTATAATATGAATTAAGATACCATTTTAAATGTATGAATATACCAAACCAAAACGTAGtgtaatatattaactataGAGGtgcaaattttcttctttttttccaataAATCTTCCTGGAGAACATGTCTCAATCCCCTATAAACTTTGCCCACCACTTTCTAGATCCtactaaaattcctgcacaggTGCTtgctataataattaaaaaaccccaaaactatTGTAAACAGACTtaccaaacaataataaaaactgtaATACTAGCAGCTATGACAATTCCTGACAGGTGGCGCCACCTAACGCTGAGAGCGGTCAGAAGGATGTACGTGAGACCACAGCATGCGACCAGGTAGAGCAGCGAGATTTTGAAGAAGTTATGAAGAACCATGATGCCAAACATGGCACTTGAGACGTGTAGGAACCAGGGAGGGAGACCGGTTTGGGGTGAAGCTAAAAATAAGaaagtaaattaatttatcaCTCAGATAAACTGCTAAATGATTTTCAActctaaattaatttaaaataaatatagatgGAACACATACACATTATggactattaaaatataaaaaggtgATGTCTTAAAGGTGCTTTCTAAAAGTTGCATAAATtgtgtattaatttttgttttgtacaataCATGTTTCACCCATCATAATTTGAAGGCAAAGAAATGGCCGTTTTAATGGATATGTGAcatttatagaatattaaacaactttctattttgtatcatgtttatgtcacaagtgaaataattttcaattgtcatgagctttagcgagtgacaatgagaattatttaacaacagaaataaacatgatacaaaatggtagcgagtttaatatcctatttattacccataatatcttatttattacccacaatcgatcttaatttatattactcaactcatttggttgacattcctgtaaggttgtagtgtgccaatcgatgacgtggaagtgttacgtcccacttggtgtAATACCAAgagggacgtatcactttgatatttaccaagatatttttaaccatatgggtaataaagattTTTCTTTTACCTCCCTATTACATTTTTACAAAGTATTCTTGAGGCAGCCACAGCAACCATCAccaatcaaaattttaaaggcaaCATGTTCcctgatattaaaatattctctAGCTAATTTTGCAAAGATTATGTGTAGActagattaataattaattatttatcacaTACAAATTatgtgaataaaaaaaagaaaaaaatataccaCATGCAActacaatacatgtacagataATGCAATTGTAAGACAGGTGTGCAGCTTAATACCTGCAATGTCAATTTGTTCTACTAAGTATTTGAAAACTGTGATAACAACCATTTCATTTGTACATCACTCACACAAATCTAGTTATAAATGCAAAACCTATTTTCCGTTCACACATTagcttttaaacatttacatgAACATAGTAGGTTTGACAAAAAGGAAATAGGTTACCTGAACTTAATTTTGAGCAACCCATAAATGGATTACGTAAAATTTCACTTCTAAAGGTTCATATATACTGGATGCTGCGACTGTGTATGGTGCAACTAAAACAACTTGAAGTACAGTTGTTTCATTGAGGGTGTCTAGACAGATTATGTGCATCAGACCGCATGCACATGccacatccagtctatatgaacCTTAAGAGGCCTGTTCTACATGTGTGACAAATTATTtgagaaaataatataatggTCAGAGACATTTGCCTACATTAACAGTGGTGGCTATTTAAGCTGGTTCGACTGTACACCTCAGTGTTTTGTCCACTACAGATACATGTTTACCTACCCACAgaaccaaacacacacacaagtctGAAGACCAAGCACATGATGAACAGGGAGACGATGTTCTGAACGGCTTGTGTTAGGGTTGGTACGATGCAGTCCTGATAGAGCTGAACAACGCTCACACGCTCGTAGTGTTGCGGAAGGTCATAACCATGGTGATAAGCTGCCAGTAGATCCTCCAGATCCGGATTGTAATCATCACCATCAAGATACTGCATCAAGTCATCGTCGTAATCATCATACATCAAGTCTGGATCCAACTCCATGTTTAAAATCTTAAAGACAGAACCACAAATTACAATTTTTAGCAATCAATAAACCAACAATTAGATCTACATGTAGGTAATTATAATTTGGAAAAGATTTATGTAatttgccccctccccccccccccccccaccctttgGGTACTGAAACTTGAAAGGGGCCACAGTGTCGACCTAAATGtagtgttcaaaataagcatttgtctgtttgtctcgacaggtgaaaatctattcggacAAGCAAGATGTGccttggtggttgtccagtgcTCAATTAAGAATGTttagtgcagtttcatttttagcaatcacaaacatcatcctggtacttgaataaaacaaaccatttatttggacaagtgaaaatattggtggacaagtagatttctagatgtatttgtccggtggactagtaaaacattctgcttatttctatcactgaaatGGACAAGTGAAAACACTGTTAATaaccataattattataaattaaagtgacagtcccacatttttaaacactatggtgtattttttactattaaagacgatttagataatttaaatttgaagtacttatgttttattatttagagtattaatttttgtacacATGAAGTGGTTCTGGACATCCAGATTTTTGTAATTCCctcaaatacatttttgataattctaaaaatgtacgttcatctgagaaataatggttattgAGATCAGTTCTAGTTAATTTTACACTTTTCCCCGTTTAAATATCCCAGTCTTTAGCTtcactctgttataaccttatccaaatgtgttgcatgtttttagattaactgaacttagtgtccattttcaatCGCTAAAACtaagggtctgtgcctttaaattTAACTCAATGTTGGGTTTAGTGCACTACCTTTCTTAACATGCATAGcaagttgcttccctctatgtaGCAAAGTTAAAATGGCAGAGATAGTTTTTATGGTTGTCgttgaaaatttattttgttaataatgatgcaagtacttcaatcgggattttgtAAGTaaggtaggttatacatttttggtttgtgtgtccatttgttgcactatttcggttgagaaacgggaaagagttcgacccgtacccctctatatcaaagtcTCTAAGACTAACCCTAAGCCTAACCTTAAAACTAATCCTAACCACCGAaagggggtacgggtcgaactcatgtCGAGAAACAGTTgtaacatggtgccacaagttttgaatacaggctatatatagggtatgtaacaagatCCAGACGTAGTAAGAACCACacttactacgtccctccgAACTATGTTGGATTAAATACTACAAATGACTTAGTACTTGCTACTTAAGGTACACAAATAACCAcgggaatattaaaaaaaaaaaaattatggattGTAATGACTATAaggtataatttatttctgtctcaaaaaaaatgcatttgctACAAGTTAATTTTATCTCTTGACACGAAAATCACAACATGGTCGATAACACATACATTGTAACACAGATTGTAGACAGTATGTCGGGAATGCGTGCAATTCTCATACCATACATAAAATTTGCGATGTTTAAAGCATAAATGATACGAAGAGTGTACTTTTAAgatttattttaccatttcaataaaattattggTATGAAAGGTCACATTTCGCAATTAATAATATGCAAAAAACGTTTTATGGGGGCAGCCATTTCGTTtcgtttgaatttgtgattatCCTCCAATTAAAGCAGCGGCATCGATTAAACCCAGAAAAGGAAACCAAAGGCAAATCCAGAATATCGGACTATTGCACCATTTCTCACGAAACTTTAACAAATTTTTATGAGTCGTGGAGCACAGATTAACACGAGAAATAAGTGAAGCTATACGGGATAACACCATTAACACTTGCGTAGGaagcgcgcgtgtgtgtgtgtgtgtgtgtgtgtgtgtgtgcgcgtgcgtgcgcccactttttggcaccttcctacgcccgtgcaTGAAGCTAAATTTGGCGTTATAGAACACTGTATAGTACAAATGTATTCACCTCGATCTTTAGTGTTATCAAAGATTGATACACTTGCAGAATGTTATAAAACTTTCCCAAGCtatattcattaaaaacattttcatcatTAAAACTCTTATTCTGTTTAccgttaattaaatatattctcaCAATATCGTAtgctatataaaattaatttatagacAACTATTTTgcttgtttcatttaacgacaccactagagtacactgccatttataaatcatcggctattggatgtcaaaaacttactaattctgacatgtagtctgcaccatctcacagacaggatatcacataccacggcctttgatatacctgtcgtgagACGAGAAAtcacccaatgggcccacagacgggaatcgatcctagaccgaccgcgcatcaagcaagttgCGCTATACCAATGGGCTACGCCCCGTCACATGTACGATTATTGGGTGTAATCAATCATATTTCCTGACATTGatgttggtttaaacaatatttagttTGTCAAAACAAAATGAGATTGATCAACAGGCTTAGCCTATATTAAGACCTCACCCTACatttggtgtcgttaaacaaaataaacaaagaaacacaaatCTCCTGACATTTTACAAGAGGatacatattaatattcaaCAGACTTAAACAGACTTGAACAAAGAGGAAGAAAAAGAGGAtagagagatgggggggggggggggcggcggttAGTGAAATGATGTTGACGAAGGTGACAACTacagtggtgatgatgacgacaacAACGATTATAATAAACGCAGTTCGTTCATTAATAAGTCAAGTATtcaagcaacaacaacaacaccaccaacaaaaacaacaacagcaacaacaaaaattaaaagtttaaacactaaagtgtagctttatgattttcattgacattcctctctctctcgctcgctctctctctctctctctctctctctctctctctctctctctctctctctctctctctctctctctcacacacacacacacacgtccccCACCCACTTTTAAAGtcggattgacgcccatgcgTGCGACAGCGCATTTACATTATTCAAAATATACTAACACGCATTaaataaaagaaggaaggaaatgttttatttaacgacgcactcaacacattttatttacggttatatggcgtcggacatatggttaaggtccatacagatattgagagaggaaacccgctgtcgccacttcgtgggctactcttttcgattagcagcaagggatattttatatgcaccatcccagagacaggataacacataccacggcctggtGCACTGggtagagcgagaaatagcccaatgggcataccgacggggatcgatcccaaaccgaccgcattAAATAAAGGTTATAGGCAGTCTTCCttcaaaaaacaatatttaaggagctggatttagctcagtcggttgagtgctcgcttgaggtgcttgcgtcacaagatcgaaccacctcggtggatccattcaattgatttgggttttttctcttgttccaaccagtgcaccacaactaatcaaaggccgtggtatctggtttcctgtctgtgggaaagtgcataaaaaaagagcccttgctacattaggaaaaatatagcgggtttcctctgatgactacgtgtcaaaattaccaaatgtttgacatcgaatagccggtgattaattaataaatgtgctccagtggagtcgttaaacaaaacaaaattttggaccaatagtatatttaatataataaataaatgtattttaatcatACTGGATTTGGCAGAATCTTCGAAATCCGAGGGGAGGGTGCACACACATAGCACCCCTTTTAGTTTCGCCCGAAGGCTAAGATATATTTTAGCAACGACACATGCGTATGCATACGTGTATACATATGGAGTGGGTGTTGAATCGTGGGAAGCACACAAATGatatagtaaacaaaacaactgttTTATGCCTCGGGGtgtggatggggtgggggtgcacATGCCCTCCTGCTTCCTACGGGTCTGTACAGCTTACAGAAAATctcaccaccaacaccaccaccaagaAGCCCGTTATAATATCGTCATTCAAAAAAATATGCACACAACCATTTATTTACATGGATGTGCTTATCCAcaatagggcctccacgagtccgaAATATTCGACTCGAGTACCCGAGGTGGAACTCGAGCCGGACtagagtacccgacacttagatgataatgagactaaataataaagtaaaatagt includes the following:
- the LOC121369168 gene encoding protein-serine O-palmitoleoyltransferase porcupine-like isoform X1; the encoded protein is MILNMELDPDLMYDDYDDDLMQYLDGDDYNPDLEDLLAAYHHGYDLPQHYERVSVVQLYQDCIVPTLTQAVQNIVSLFIMCLVFRLVCVFGSVASPQTGLPPWFLHVSSAMFGIMVLHNFFKISLLYLVACCGLTYILLTALSVRWRHLSGIVIAASITVFIIVCELIVVHNTTWHMIRGAQMILSMKIISLAFDFGSGAVMDLPNIFEYLGYCLNVGTVIFGPWISYKEYIGLLQPNRLYFSLGWMLKLIRSSVSSLLCLIVSTCVVQWLILGDTYKWLRAYGDAQSFRFSHYFVSFLSESTAVLSGIGIKDDNGNISWDLKVSRPHHIEIPRSLVEVVTNWNLPMHYWLKTYVFKSARPLGTFVAILFTYAFSALLHGLNFQLAAVLFSLGFYSYVEYVLRNKLSTTFSACIQAKHCPGDCEHTYHYWHPAVLIVNVCFGMLTVFHLAYLGLMFDSSSQQEQGYTMLHTLDKWAKLDYASHWVVLGTFIFHLLI
- the LOC121369168 gene encoding protein-serine O-palmitoleoyltransferase porcupine-like isoform X2, whose product is MELDPDLMYDDYDDDLMQYLDGDDYNPDLEDLLAAYHHGYDLPQHYERVSVVQLYQDCIVPTLTQAVQNIVSLFIMCLVFRLVCVFGSVASPQTGLPPWFLHVSSAMFGIMVLHNFFKISLLYLVACCGLTYILLTALSVRWRHLSGIVIAASITVFIIVCELIVVHNTTWHMIRGAQMILSMKIISLAFDFGSGAVMDLPNIFEYLGYCLNVGTVIFGPWISYKEYIGLLQPNRLYFSLGWMLKLIRSSVSSLLCLIVSTCVVQWLILGDTYKWLRAYGDAQSFRFSHYFVSFLSESTAVLSGIGIKDDNGNISWDLKVSRPHHIEIPRSLVEVVTNWNLPMHYWLKTYVFKSARPLGTFVAILFTYAFSALLHGLNFQLAAVLFSLGFYSYVEYVLRNKLSTTFSACIQAKHCPGDCEHTYHYWHPAVLIVNVCFGMLTVFHLAYLGLMFDSSSQQEQGYTMLHTLDKWAKLDYASHWVVLGTFIFHLLI